In Rhodanobacteraceae bacterium, the DNA window CACTCGGGCACGCGGAAGGCCTGGCCGGGGATGTAGTAGAAACTGTTGTCGCGGGCGTACTCGACCGTGGTGTCGTCGCCCTCGCCGAAATCGCGCACGCCTTCCGGCTTGTGGAGCGAGCGGTAGCCGCGCGCCACATGGTTGGGCACGATGTCGACGATCACCCGCAGCCCCTGCGCATGGCTGCGCGCGACGAGCGCCTTGAACTCGGCAAGGCGCTGGCCTGGATCCGTGGCCAGGTCCGGATCGACGTCGTAGTAGTCGGTCACCGCATACGGCGATCCGGCGCGGCCCTTGACCACGTCCGGATCGTCCGCCGGCACGCCGTAGCGCGCATGGTCGCTGATCGAGGCATGCCGCGGCACGCCGGTGTACCAGATGTGGGTGACGCCGAAGTCCTTCAGGCTGGCGAGCGCGCTGTCGCTGAAGTCGCCGAACTTGCCGGAACCGTTCTCGGCCAGCGTGCCCCACGGCTTGTTCCGGCCGTTCTGGTTGCCGTACAGCCGGGTGAAGGCCTGGTAGATCACCGGCTTGCCGGTGTAGGCGGGTGTAGGTGCTGGTGTTGGTGCTGGTGTTGGTGTTGGAGCGGCCTGCGGCCGCACTGCGGCTGTCTGGCAGGCGCCAAGCACGGCGGCCAGGATGGTGCACAGAGCGAGTGTGCGGATGTGCATCGGCAGCCTCCCGGCAGACGGTCGCCCGATGCTAGTCCAGCCCATGCGCGCGCACCGTCGCGATGCAATCGAATGCAGGCGCCGCGCCGCCCAACCGGTTCGCCCCGGAGAACCGTCGCATGCAGGGCGCCAACGAGGAACGCACGAGAAAGACGAGAAGGGCAGAGAACGCTTTCCGCGTTCTCTGAGTCTCCGCGTTGAACGCGGTTCGGCGTGCCGACGCAAAGACGCGGAGAAAGGCCGGTCGATGTTGTTCTCTGCGTTCCTTTGCGTCCTCTGCGTCTCCGCGTTGAATGGGCTACGTGGCGCGCCGGGTGCAGTGGAAGAAGCCGTTGAGGGTCAGGCGGCCGCGGGCGGGGTCGTCGCTGAGCAGCTCGGGCGCGGGGATGTCGCTGCAGTGGAACAGGGTGCCGTCGTAGCAGATCAGGCGGTTGAAGGCCGGTGGCACGGTCAACATGTGCTCGAACCAGGCGTTCGATTCGCGGATGTAGCCCGGCGCGATGGCGTACTTGCGGCTGAACTCGGCAGGCGCCAGCTCACCCGATTCGTGCACCAGCAAATCGATCTCGCGCGCCGGGCGCCGTGGTCGCCAGAAGCTGGTGCCGCCCAGGCGCGGGTCGTCGAACAGGTACAGCACCGAGGCGCCGACCACGTGCCCGGGACCCAGGCCCATGCGGTCGCGGTGGCAGATCCACTGGCGCGGCTGCAGCTCCTGCGGCTGGCGGGTGACGATCGACAGGCGGCTATGCGCACGCTGGATCCGGCGCGCGCCGAGACGGCCGCGCAGATGCTGCGCGAAGTACTCCGCCAGGCCCTCGGTGATCGCGTCCGGCAGCGCCAGTTCGATGCCTGGATAGGCGTTGTGATCCTCCAGCGTGAAGGCCTCGCGCACGCTTGCTGCGCGCGCCACCCAGGCGCGCGGGTCGGCCAGTGCGTCATCGATGATCCAGCAGTGCTGGTCGCCCCCGATGGGCAGGCTGCGGATATGCGGATTCGGATTGAACATGCCCGAAGTATGCTTGCGCGTACCGCTTCCGTCGCTGCCGGACCTACCCATGAGACTGACCCTCGCCGCCGCCCTTGCCTGCTTCGCCGCCAGCGCCAGCGCCAGCGCGGCGGGATTGCCGCAGGTATCGGTTGGCCGCATCGAGCGCATCGAAGCGATGCTGTCGGCCTTCCTGCCGGCGCGCAATGTCGATGTCTGGCTGCCACCCGGCTACCCGCAGCAGGCGCCCTATGCCGTGATCTACATGCACGACGGGCAGATGCTGTTCGACCCCTTCGAGACCTGGAACCACCAGGAATGGCGCGCCGACGAGGTCGCCGCGGAGGTCATCCGCACGGGTCGCACGCGGCCCTTCATCATCGTCGGTGTGTGGAACGACCCCGCCGCGCGCATTTCCGAGTACTTCCCGCAACGCGCCTTCGAGGCGCTGTCGCCGGAGAACCAACGGGCGCTGTTCGCGCTCAAGCGCGGCGAGGAGCCCTTCTTCTCGCGCCCGGTGGATTCGGACAATTACCTCAAGTTCCTGGTCGAGGAACTGAAGCCGCGGATCGACCGCAGCTACGCGGTGGACGGCTCGCGCGAATCCACCGTGATCATGGGTTCGAGCATGGGCGGGCTGATCTCGATGTACGCGCTGAGCGAGTACCCAGAAGTCTTCGGCGCCGCCGCCTGCCTTTCGACCCATTGGCCGGGCACTGTGCGCCCGGAGATTTTCGGCGTGGGAGAAGTCTTCTTCGGCTACGTCGACGCACACTTCCCGCCGCCCGGACCGAATCGGATCTATTTCGACCACGGCAGCGAGAGCCTGGACCAGCACTACGCCAAGCTGCAGCAGGAAGTCGACCGCCGCCTGCGCGCGCGCGGCTACGACGCCACGCGCATGCTCTCGCTGAGCTTCCCCGGCACCGACCACAGCGAACAGGCCTGGGGCGCGAGGTTGCATGTGCCGATGCAGTTTTTGTTGCCGCCGAGGGGATAGCGCGAAGTCGCCGCCGGTTGTGGGTTGTGGGTTCTGGGTTGTGGGCAGCAACAGCCGGTGAGCCCGAATGCTCCGCAAACATGTGACCGGCGTAGCCGTGCCGCCGTGACCCGCGCAGCCAGGGCTCGCTTGGTCGGCGCCCCCCGGGAACGCGATGCGCGCGCGCACCGCCAGGGCGACCGGGATGCGAGCATTGCCCACAACCCACAACCCACAACCCACAACCGGCCCCTCAGCCACCCGTCTCGCGCAGCGCGATCGCCCCGACGTTGGCCGCGGCCAGCTCGCGCTTGGCGGTTTCCAGGGCGCGGGCATCGGCGTAGGGGCCTACGCGCACGCGGTGCCAGGTGCGGTCGTTGATCTTGACCGGGGTGACCTGGGCCTGCACGCCCATCAGTGCGAGGCGGGCCTTGAGCGATTCGGCGTCGCCGGATTCGCCGAAGCTACCCACCTGCAGGAACATGCGCACCGCGGGGCTGCCGGCCGGCGGCGTCACCGGGGGCTTCTCGGACTGTGCCTTCAGCTCGGCGTCGGGGATCACCACCTCGATCTCCGGCAGCACCGAATAGAAGTCGTAGCGCGGCTTGCGCTGCTCGCCCGCGGGCGCGCGGGTGTCGCCGGCGGCCAGCTCGACCAGTGGCTTGTTGCCCTCGCCGGCGGGCTGCGCATCGGGATTCGGGCGCGGGCCCGCGGCGGGCATGCCGTCCTTGAGGATGAAGAACATCGACAGGCCCACGCCGAGCGCGAAGCCGGTGATCAGCCATACCCAGAAGGGCAGCGGTGTGCTGCTGCCGCCGCGGACTGCCTGCTTGCCCTTGGCCACTACATTTTCTCCGGCGCGGACACGCCGAGCAGTTTAAGGCCGTTGGCGAGCACCTGCTTGACCGCCAGCAGCAGGTTCAGGCGCGCGTTGCGCAGATCGTCCTCGTCGACCAGCACCTTGACCCCGGAGCCGTCGTAATAACCGTGCAGCGCCGCGGCGAGTTCGCGCAGGTAGTTGGCGACCAGGTGCGGCGCGCGCAGTTCGGCGGCGCGTTCGACCGTCTCCGGGTAGCGCAGCATCAGGTTCATCAGCTCCAGCTCGTGCTCGTTGCTGAGCTGGCTACGCGCGGCGTCGCCGGCCGAACGGTTGTGCGTCTGGCGCTGCTCGGCCAGCTTGTGGAACACGCTGGCGATGCGGGCGTGCGCGTACTGCACGTAATAGACCGGGTTGTCCTTGCTCTGCGACTTGGCGAGTTCCAGGTCGAAGTCCAGGTGCTGGTCGTGGCTGCGCATCACGTAGAAGAAACGCGCGGCGTCGGTGCCCACCTCGGTGCGCAGGTCCCTGAGCGTGACGAAGTTGCCCTCGCGCTTGCCCATCGGCACTTCCTTGCCGTCCTTGAACAGCTTGGCGAACTGCACCAGCACGATCTCGACATTCGCCGGGTTCAGCCCGAGGCCGCTGGCCGCGGCCTTGAGGCGCGCGATGTAGCCGTGGTGGTCGGCGCCCAGCACATAGACCGCGCGGGTGAAGCCGCGCTCGAACTTGTTCAGCAGGTAGGCGATGTCGGAGGCGAAGTAGGTGGTGGCCCCGTTTTCGCGGATGACCACGCGGTCCTTCTCGTCGCCGAAGGTGGTGGCGCGGAACCACTTGGCGCCGTCCTTCTCGTACATGTGGCCCAGGCGCGTCAGGCGCGCGATCGCGCGCTCGACCGCGCCGGATTCAGCCAGCGAGCGCTCGGAGAAGAAGTTGTCGTAGCGCACGTTGAAGGCGAGCAGCTCGTCGCGGATGGTGCCGAGCAGGGTGTCCAGCGCGAGCTTGTAGATCACGTCGAAATCGCCGCCGAGCAACTGTCGCGCGCGCGCGATCAGGCCGTCGACATGCGCTTCCTTGTCGCCGCCCTGGCTCTCGTCCGGCGGCAGCCCGTTGGTCACCTCGAACGGGCTCTGGCGGAAACGGTCGCCGTGCGCGTGCTTGAGCGCGCGGGCGACATCGACGACGTAATCGCCCTTGTAGCCGTTGTCCGGGAAGCGCACCGGGTTGCCGGTCAGCTCCAGGTAGCGCAGCCACACACTGGCGGCCAGGATGTCCATCTGGCGGCCATAGTCGTTGACGTAGAACTCGCGCTGTACCTTCAGGCCGGAGGCTTCGAGGATGTTGGTCAGGCTGGCGCCGAAGGCCGCGCCGCGGCCATGGCCGACGTGCAGCGGGCCGGTCGGATTGGCCGAGACGAATTCGACCGTGATGTGCTCGTTCTCGTCCACCTCGGCGCTGCCGTACTCGGCGCCGCGCTCGAGCACGCGCCTGAGGGTGCCCAGCAGGCAGCTCTTGCTCAGCGTGAAGTTGATGAAGCCGGGGCCGGCGATCGAGACCGCTTCCACATGGCGCGACGGCGGCAGGTGGTCGACGATCGCCTGCGCCAGGTCGCGCGGCTTCATGCCCAGCTGCTTGCACAGCACCAGCGCCGCATTCGTCGCGAAATCGCCGTGCTCCTTCTGCCGCGTGCGCTCGATGGCGAAATCCGGCGCCTCCGGCAGTTCGACCTGCTGCTTGCGACGGACGTCCAGCAGCGCCTGCATCACCAGTTCGTGGAGGTGTTCTTTCACGGCGAAGGGGGTGGAAAAGGGGGCCGGCAGGATAGCAGGGGGGCGGGTGGAGCGGGGGGAGGTGAAGCGGGGGAAGGTGAAGCGGGGGGAGGTGAAGCGGGGGGAGGTGAGGCGGGTCAGGGGTCAGGGGCCCTGCACTTGGCTTCGCGACGATCTTGAGGTGGTGTACGCCCAATGGCCCGTACCACTTCAAGCCACGAGCGAAGCGCCGGGCATTCCCCCTGCACCTGGCTTCGCGACGATCTTGAGGTGGTGCACGCCCAATGGCCCGGACCACTTCAAGCCACGAGCGAAGCGCCGGG includes these proteins:
- a CDS encoding alpha/beta hydrolase, which codes for MRLTLAAALACFAASASASAAGLPQVSVGRIERIEAMLSAFLPARNVDVWLPPGYPQQAPYAVIYMHDGQMLFDPFETWNHQEWRADEVAAEVIRTGRTRPFIIVGVWNDPAARISEYFPQRAFEALSPENQRALFALKRGEEPFFSRPVDSDNYLKFLVEELKPRIDRSYAVDGSRESTVIMGSSMGGLISMYALSEYPEVFGAAACLSTHWPGTVRPEIFGVGEVFFGYVDAHFPPPGPNRIYFDHGSESLDQHYAKLQQEVDRRLRARGYDATRMLSLSFPGTDHSEQAWGARLHVPMQFLLPPRG
- a CDS encoding SPOR domain-containing protein translates to MAKGKQAVRGGSSTPLPFWVWLITGFALGVGLSMFFILKDGMPAAGPRPNPDAQPAGEGNKPLVELAAGDTRAPAGEQRKPRYDFYSVLPEIEVVIPDAELKAQSEKPPVTPPAGSPAVRMFLQVGSFGESGDAESLKARLALMGVQAQVTPVKINDRTWHRVRVGPYADARALETAKRELAAANVGAIALRETGG
- a CDS encoding arginine--tRNA ligase — encoded protein: MKEHLHELVMQALLDVRRKQQVELPEAPDFAIERTRQKEHGDFATNAALVLCKQLGMKPRDLAQAIVDHLPPSRHVEAVSIAGPGFINFTLSKSCLLGTLRRVLERGAEYGSAEVDENEHITVEFVSANPTGPLHVGHGRGAAFGASLTNILEASGLKVQREFYVNDYGRQMDILAASVWLRYLELTGNPVRFPDNGYKGDYVVDVARALKHAHGDRFRQSPFEVTNGLPPDESQGGDKEAHVDGLIARARQLLGGDFDVIYKLALDTLLGTIRDELLAFNVRYDNFFSERSLAESGAVERAIARLTRLGHMYEKDGAKWFRATTFGDEKDRVVIRENGATTYFASDIAYLLNKFERGFTRAVYVLGADHHGYIARLKAAASGLGLNPANVEIVLVQFAKLFKDGKEVPMGKREGNFVTLRDLRTEVGTDAARFFYVMRSHDQHLDFDLELAKSQSKDNPVYYVQYAHARIASVFHKLAEQRQTHNRSAGDAARSQLSNEHELELMNLMLRYPETVERAAELRAPHLVANYLRELAAALHGYYDGSGVKVLVDEDDLRNARLNLLLAVKQVLANGLKLLGVSAPEKM